In one window of Streptosporangium album DNA:
- a CDS encoding glycosyltransferase, giving the protein MVDEGRKPLLIVSNAGVGVFNPLRVLAAELARRGTENLWFASDEPRRADVEKIDEGSGVRFASLGAINPHYSPVDWDDETYRQITQRSRWKAHRAVVRRGFGAPGTREKSQAIEAVVDELEPALMIFDSVNLPALVAALKRKIPSVLSSPFMPSNLLMPRGFPMLHTGLPLRMSFTQKVRNRVFRLRAGLMLLHPSMLKHVLDTVSRVRKGLLPREALSLRAKVDHADLVLCYTVFGLEYPLPVPEKFHLVGAMIPPLPEAPDDGDLSRWLDANPSVVYVGLGTITRLTRDEVHAMVEVARRLDGEHAVLWKLPDEQQRHLPPRDELPANLRIESWLPSQLDVLAHPSVRLFFNHGGGNAFHEGLYFGKPQVIRPLWVDCYDQAIRGVDSGVSLTVDDPQTVDVEDVFGKITRVLGAPSFRERAEYFSRELREAGGVRTAANLVLGHPALK; this is encoded by the coding sequence ATGGTGGACGAAGGTCGCAAGCCACTGCTGATCGTGAGCAATGCGGGCGTCGGCGTCTTCAATCCTCTGCGCGTCCTGGCCGCCGAGCTGGCCAGGCGTGGTACGGAGAACCTGTGGTTCGCGTCCGACGAGCCCCGCAGGGCCGACGTCGAGAAGATCGACGAGGGAAGCGGCGTCCGTTTCGCCTCGCTGGGCGCGATCAACCCCCACTACTCCCCCGTCGACTGGGACGACGAGACTTACCGGCAGATCACCCAGCGCTCCCGGTGGAAGGCGCACCGCGCGGTGGTGCGGCGCGGGTTCGGCGCGCCGGGGACGCGAGAGAAGTCCCAGGCGATCGAGGCCGTGGTCGACGAGCTCGAACCAGCTCTCATGATCTTCGACAGCGTGAACCTGCCCGCGCTCGTGGCGGCGCTCAAGAGGAAGATCCCGTCCGTCCTCAGCTCGCCTTTCATGCCGAGCAACCTGCTCATGCCGCGCGGGTTCCCCATGCTGCACACGGGTCTGCCGTTGCGCATGTCGTTCACGCAGAAGGTCCGCAACCGGGTGTTCAGGCTCAGGGCCGGGCTGATGCTCCTGCACCCGTCGATGCTGAAGCACGTTCTCGACACCGTCTCACGGGTGCGGAAGGGCCTGCTCCCGCGGGAGGCGCTCAGCCTGCGGGCGAAGGTCGACCATGCGGATCTCGTCCTGTGTTACACGGTCTTCGGGCTGGAGTATCCCCTGCCGGTTCCGGAGAAGTTCCACCTGGTCGGTGCCATGATCCCGCCGTTGCCAGAGGCACCGGACGACGGCGACCTGTCGCGCTGGCTCGATGCCAACCCCTCCGTGGTCTACGTCGGGCTCGGCACCATCACCCGGCTGACCCGCGACGAGGTGCACGCGATGGTGGAGGTCGCGCGGAGGCTGGACGGCGAGCACGCGGTCCTCTGGAAGCTGCCGGACGAGCAGCAGCGCCACCTGCCTCCCAGGGACGAGCTGCCGGCGAACCTCAGGATCGAGAGCTGGCTGCCCTCGCAGCTGGACGTGCTGGCCCATCCGAGTGTGAGGCTCTTCTTCAACCACGGCGGCGGCAACGCCTTCCACGAGGGTCTGTACTTCGGCAAGCCGCAGGTCATCAGGCCACTCTGGGTCGACTGCTACGACCAGGCGATCCGCGGCGTGGACAGCGGGGTCAGCCTCACGGTGGACGATCCGCAGACCGTCGACGTCGAGGACGTGTTCGGCAAGATCACCCGCGTGCTCGGCGCCCCTTCCTTCCGTGAACGCGCCGAGTATTTCTCCCGCGAGCTGCGGGAGGCGGGCGGCGTCAGAACGGCCGCCAATCTGGTCTTGGGCCACCCGGCGCTGAAATGA